One region of Mugil cephalus isolate CIBA_MC_2020 chromosome 17, CIBA_Mcephalus_1.1, whole genome shotgun sequence genomic DNA includes:
- the LOC125024002 gene encoding uncharacterized protein LOC125024002, producing the protein MNKLTFFPQVFFDTIIYERPLQNCWHLGSYKCYIALIAELLRLQQNKQLSANISVEDMIELLMEESKKTLRIQMWEFEMDGFHKTYAKPLAQLVWEVSNSMKNRDVEFEARRFLHTSEPMPHNFQHPMIISQAKEFARRLTEQQCEAPSSKQPEPWEVVAEVVPKVLQGFWDLPPGTCVDMPSKKLCKMAVGVTKAVEDQVYAALSSIFVQFMYTRTIRDDIVQSIQDKVRQAYTEDVLKKSLSRFAAELLNTIVDVTVEEICLLFPPDCLATTAEPPVLLYSTLDATEQRESSIPVVHQTQTTSAVAPPPPPPPAPATTADEPPASVQLPFGFSLFYFGFICFHFYFAVHSCSSFSVAYFASFPCMAFLFVFIFFNLVSFSFYSVLFSFHCFLFYFKVIYIFVLIIHLIFILCYLV; encoded by the exons ATGAACAAATTGACCTTTTTTCCACAGGTGTTCTTTGACACCATCATCTATGAGCGGCCTCTTCAGAACTGCTGGCATCTCGGCTCCTACAAGTGTTAT atTGCACTTATTGCCGAACTTTTGCGACTTCAACAGAACAAACAGCTCTCAGCTAACATATCTGTTGAAGACATGATTGAGCTGCTGATGGAGGAGAGCAAGAAGACTCTCAGAATCCA gATGTGGGAATTTGAAATGGACGGCTTCCATAAGACCTACGCCAAACCTCTTGCCCAGCTG GTGTGGGAAGTGAGCAACAGCATGAAAAATAGAGATGTGGAGTTTGAAGCCAGAAGGTTCCTCCACACCTCAGAGCCCATGCCTCACAACTTCCA ACATCCCATGATCATCAGCCAGGCCAAGGAGTTTGCCAGGAGGCTGACAGAGCAGCAGTGTGAGGCCCCCAGCTCCAAACAGCCTGAACCATGGGAGGTGGTGGCGGAGGTGGTTCCCAAAGTCCTGCAGGGCTTCTGGGACCTTCCTCCAGGCACTTGTGTCGACATGCCCTCCAAGAAGCTCTGTAAAATGGCTGTTGGAGTCACAAAAGCTGTAGAGGACCAAGTCTACGCTGCTCTGTCGTCCATATTTGTGCAGTTCATGTACACTCGCACCATACGAGACGACATAGTCCAGTCTATCCAGGACAAAGTTAGACAGGCCTACACCGAAGACGTCTTGAAAAAGAGTCTCAGCCGGTTTGCTGCAGAGTTGCTGAACACCATTGTTGATGTCACAGTGGAAGaaatctgtttgttgtttcctcCAGATTGTCTTGCCACCACTGCTGAACCACCAGTGCTATTGTACAGTACCCTGGATGCAACAGAGCAACGGGAGTCGTCCATTCCTGTCGTCCACCAAACCCAGACTACATCTGCTgtggctccaccccctccacctccacctgcaccGGCAACCACCGCAGATGAACCTCCAGCCAGCGTTCAGCTTCCATTtgggttttcattgttttattttggtttcatttgttttcatttttatttcgcAGTCCATTCATGTAGTTCATTTTCTGTGGCGTATTTCGCGTCATTTCCGTGCATGGCATTTTTGTTCgtgttcattttctttaatttagtttcatttagtttttattcagttttatttagttttcattgtttcttgttttacttcaaggtcatttacatttttgttttaattattcatttaattttcattttgtgttatttagtttga